Proteins encoded by one window of Yamadazyma tenuis chromosome 2, complete sequence:
- the kes1 gene encoding Oxysterol-binding protein 4 (EggNog:ENOG503NU29; COG:T), with translation MSSIASSSSWTSFLKSISSFNGDLSTLTAPPFILSPTSLSEYSQYWGEHPNLLLAPNFLKASEGADQNELDAMALKRMVAVVKWFISTLRSQYCSRNESMGSEKKALNPFLGEVFVGKWEDTSEDGTLGESILLSEQVSHHPPVTGYAIINQKNNTLLQGYNGIRATMSATSINIKQYGHCLLEYNAKDLAESYLVTLPPLHIEGLITASPFVELEGKSYIQSSNGYVAVFEYSGRGYFSGKKNTFKARIYKDKLASADKENAIITISGQWSGKSYAKKGAIAPTKTDELFYDAFLADPQHLTVKPIEQQHPLETRRAWQKVAEAISKSDYDLINTEKSKIENEQRELRRKEKEAGTPWETRWFDPVDYDSEVKDHFTNLTNLSQLSTKNCPSGSLVGSKYDEGTALHWRVNVDKWNNEKEITA, from the coding sequence ATGTCAAGCATTGCGTCTTCGTCCTCATGGACCTCGTTTTTAAAATCAATTTCGTCGTTTAATGGTGACCTATCCACTTTGACAGCCCCCCCATTCATTTTGTCTCCCACTTCTTTATCGGAGTATTCCCAATATTGGGGAGAACACCCCAACCTCCTTTTGGCAccgaacttcttgaaggcTTCCGAAGGAGCCGACCAGAATGAGTTGGATGCCATGGCGTTGAAAAGAATGGTGGCAGTGGTTAAGTGGTTCATTTCCACGTTAAGATCTCAATATTGCTCCAGAAACGAAAGTATGGGTTCGGAAAAAAAGGCGTTGAATCCCTTCTTGGGTGAGGTATTTGTGGGCAAATGGGAAGATACCAGTGAAGATGGGACGTTGGGTGAGTCCATTTTATTGTCTGAACAGGTGTCTCATCACCCTCCCGTTACCGGCTATGCTATAATCAACCAAAAAAACAACACATTATTGCAGGGCTATAATGGTATCAGGGCCACTATGTCTGCCACCTCTATCAATATCAAGCAATATGGACACTGTTTGTTAGAGTACAATGCTAAAGATTTGGCTGAAAGCTACTTGGTCACATTACCTCCATTGCACATTGAAGGGTTAATCACTGCGTCTCCATTTGTGGAATTGGAAGGCAAGTCATACATCCAGAGCTCGAACGGATACGTGGCCGTTTTTGAGTACAGCGGAAGAGGGTACTTTTCCGGCAAGAAGAATACTTTCAAAGCTCGGATTTACAAGGATAAACTAGCATCGGCCGATAAAGAGAATGCGATTATCACCATTAGTGGACAGTGGTCAGGCAAGAGTTATGCCAAAAAAGGTGCGATAGCTCCTACCAAGACTGATGAATTGTTCTATGATGCGTTTTTGGCGGATCCTCAACACTTGACGGTGAAGCCTAtagaacaacaacatccaTTGGAAACCAGAAGAGCCTGGCAAAAGGTCGCGGAGGCCATCTCCAAATCTGATTAcgatttgatcaacacaGAGAAGTCCAAGATCGAGAATGAACAGAGAGAGTTGAGAAGAAAGGAAAAGGAAGCTGGTACCCCATGGGAAACCAGGTGGTTCGATCCAGTGGATTATGATTCGGAAGTCAAGGACCATTTCACaaacttgaccaacttgtcACAATTGTCCACCAAGAACTGTCCATCCGGAAGCTTGGTGGGTTCCAAGTATGACGAAGGAACTGCTTTGCATTGGAGAGTGAACGTTGACAAGTGGAACAACGAGAAGGAGATCACTGCCTAG
- the RPL33B gene encoding 60S ribosomal protein eL33 (EggNog:ENOG503P41A; COG:J), translating into MAESHRLYVKGKHLSYQRSKRVNNPNVSLLQIEGVANPADAKFYLGKRVAYVYRASKEIRGSKIRVIWGKVTRTHGNSGVVRANFKKNLPPKTFGASVRIMLYPSNI; encoded by the exons ATGGCTGAATCTCATAGAT TATACGTTAAAGGTAAACACTTGTCTTACCAACGTTCAAAGAGAGTCAACAACCCTAACGTTTCGTTGCTCCAAATAGAAGGTGTTGCTAACCCAGCTGATGCCAAGTTCTACTTGGGTAAGCGTGTTGCCTATGTCTACAGAGCCTCTAAGGAAATCAGAGGATCCAAGATCAGAGTCATCTGGGGTAAGGTTACCAGAACCCACGGAAACAGTGGTGTCGTTAGagccaacttcaagaagaacttgcCACCAAAGACCTTCGGAGCTTCTGTTAGAATCATGTTATATCCATCCAACATCTAA
- the SPO7 gene encoding Nem1-Spo7 phosphatase regulatory subunit (EggNog:ENOG503P0TE; COG:S), which translates to MTDEEAVEKWMSRAEKSDRPPTPTHASTGDHLNLDSTPSSPSLHIHHDSIDDNTLLENFVPLPPKSPVLSSNESLMNLTPYSSQQNDNDEYVMYSDSEIGSQNSLDLPIPLKSSSVDGMDDRDSSPSRSAVRRIKSASSKRRTSPRRDSGDSGTPSPKQKKKIRRKSNKSEGSEKSHPVGGGYASAPGTGKIFRNLLILEESLRDQVAQQRGLRRKYLTFMAILCAVITSIAHHLYFSNYETSSPFRVVLTFVLLALMITLLLYYLSGEYQKTIVLPRKFLSSTNKGLRQLNVRLVKIKTPLIDLLSDLIREFSLFVIMTILNLIHKFDPSLKHNKDSKIEVFFVSCQSQCQPRVGIADVKLVLNARVFNTDIREGWELYRSEFWIREGVRRRNNLMSFVTGNNQDESILDKEKLLNRDRRERRDRKKSNTGAPVSTGAGTGTSTPTSNKLNDQNLRALSIKLHEMDDSSPSLTE; encoded by the coding sequence ATGACCGACGAAGAAGCAGTGGAAAAGTGGATGTCCAGAGCGGAAAAGAGTGACAGGCCGCCGACACCCACCCATGCCAGCACAGGAGATCACCTAAATCTCGACTCGACTCCCAGTTCTCCATCTTTGCATATCCACCATGATAGTATCGATGACAATACCTTACTTGAGAACTTCGTACCGCTCCCACCGAAGCTGCCAGTACTATCATCGAACGAGTCTCTCATGAACCTAACTCCCTACAGCTCGCAACAAAATGATAATGACGAGTATGTTATGTACTCGGACTCCGAAATTGGGTCTCAGAACTCATTGGACTTGCCGATTCCGCTCAAATCCAGTCTGGTAGACGGGATGGACGACAGGGACAGCTCACCTTCGCGTTCAGCCGTCAGAAGAATCAAAAGTGCCAGTTCCAAGAGAAGAACATCTCCTAGACGAGATAGTGGAGACCTGGGTACGCCTAGTCCTAAgcagaagaaaaaaataagaagaaaatcaaacaagtcTGAAGGTAGCGAGAAGTCACATCCGGTCGGTGGAGGATATGCACTGGCTCCAGGAACCGGTAAGATTTTCCGgaatttgttgattctTGAAGAGAGTTTGAGAGATCAAGTTGCACAGCAGAGAGGTTTGAGACGAAAGTACTTGACATTCATGGCGATTCTTTGTGCAGTGATAACGTCTATTGCTCACCATTTGTACTTTAGTAACTATGAAACGTCGAGCCCTTTCCGGGTGGTACTCAcgtttgttcttcttgctttgATGATCACCTTATTATTGTACTACTTGTCTGGAGAGTATCAAAAAACTATTGTTCTACCCCGAAAATTCTTATCGTCAACCAATAAGGGCTTACGTCAGCTTAATGTCAGATTGGTGAAGATCAAGACACCCTTGATTGATTTACTTTCGGACTTGATACGAGAGTTTCTGTTGTTTGTGATAATGACGATATTAAATTTGATTCATAAGTTTGATCCTTCGCTCAAGCACAACAAGGATTCCAAAATAGAAGTTTTCTTTGTCTCATGCCAACTGCAATGCCAGCCCCGGGTGGGAATAGCGGATGTGAAACTTGTGCTAAATGCTAGAGTATTCAATACCGATATAAGAGAGGGATGGGAGTTGTACCGCAGTGAGTTCTGGATCCGAGAAGGagtaagaagaagaaacaacttgatgagtttCGTCACCGGGAATAATCAAGATGAAAGCATACTCGACAAGGAAAAGCTCTTGAACAGAGATAGAAGAGAGAGACGTGATAGGAAAAAATCCAATACGGGAGCTCCTGTGTCAACAGGAGCCGGAACAGGAACATCGACCCCAACTTCCAATAAGTTGAACGACCAAAACCTTCGTGCTTTGTCTATCAAGCTTCATGAGATGGATGATAGTTCTCCATCGTTGACCGAGTAG
- the GWT1 gene encoding Glucosaminyl phosphatidylinositol (GlcN-PI) nositol acylation protein (EggNog:ENOG503NUJT; COG:I; BUSCO:EOG09264FWI) yields the protein MSTLKEQKQLFVSDLVGGSLAEIYQVVAVSTVAYLAFKVFSSSEFIGNSILLDFLLNVVSLLTSITIYSNSIDTLYGALVAPVAVAGTMQVLLRLKSKKSRNPSKKAPINTEVLHKKAFLTAYRSHMLILTNFAILAVDFHVFPRRFAKVETWGTSIMDMGVGSFVFSMGLVNSRSIIKSKINSMQPNSFGLSKYLSLIFTNFKATIPMLAFGIIRFVSVKGLEYQEHVTEYGIHWNFFITLGLLPTFIAILDPLFELVPRALVAFLIAATYELALCNTGLLQFILWPENRLDSLVTMNKEGLFSFFGYLSIFIFGQSFGSFVLTGRKTPNNLIGFNLQHKSPKSWLTVSTVKGLVISTVFYQSLGYFVKESPLFFNISRRLANLPYVFMIVAYNSFFLLCYCLCNELIGDNDTHSQILEAVNKNGLVYFLLGNLLTGLINMSINTLECDTKTSFLILLVYGIVTIFLVVGLDKRHIYIKL from the coding sequence ATGTCTACGTTGAAAGAACAGAAACAGCTATTTGTTTCCGACTTGGTGGGGGGCTCGTTGGCAGAAATTTACCAGGTCGTAGCCGTGTCTACTGTGGCGTACTTGGCATTTAAGGTGTTCTCTTCCAGCGAATTCATCGGAAACTCGAtacttcttgatttcttgttgaacgTCGTGCTGCTTTTGACATCGATAACAATCTACAGCAACTCCATCGATACTTTGTATGGAGCTTTGGTGGCTCCAGTAGCTGTGGCAGGCACAATGCAGGTATTATTGCGGttgaaatccaagaagTCTCGAAATCCTTCGAAAAAGGCCCCTATAAACACAGAAGTGTTACACAAGAAAGCGTTCCTCACGGCGTATAGATCACATATGTTGATACTCACCAACTTTGCGATCCTAGCGGTTGATTTCCATGTGTTTCCCCGAAGATTCGCTAAAGTCGAAACCTGGGGCACATCCATTATGGACATGGGAGTCGGCTCGTTTGTATTTTCTATGGGGTTGGTCAACTCTAGATCTATCATCAAGCTGAAGATCAACTCTATGCAACCGAACAGTTTCGGGTTGTCGAAGTACCTCAGCTTGATCTTCACGAATTTCAAGGCCACGATCCCCATGTTGGCCTTCGGCATCATTCGTTTTGTAAGTGTCAAAGGACTTGAATATCAAGAACACGTGACAGAGTATGGGATTCActggaacttcttcatAACTTTAGGGTTGTTGCCTACTTTTATAGCCATTTTGGATCCACTTTTCGAATTGGTTCCAAGGGCTTTGGTCGCATTCCTAATAGCAGCCACATATGAACTTGCGTTGTGCAACACCGGGTTGTTGCAATTCATTTTGTGGCCGGAGAACAGGTTGGACAGCTTGGTGACTATGAACAAAGAAGGACTTTTTTCGTTTTTTGGATACTTGAGTATCTTTATATTCGGACAGTCATTTGGCTCGTTTGTATTGACTGGACGCAAAACTCCTAACAACTTGATTGGTTTCAATCTCCAACACAAATCGCCCAAGTCTTGGTTGACTGTATCGACAGTCAAAGGGTTGGTCATATCGACGGTGTTCTACCAGAGTTTGGGTTACTTTGTGAAAGAGTCGCCAttattcttcaatatttCAAGACGTCTAGCTAACCTTCCTTATGTGTTTATGATTGTGGCATATaactccttcttcttgttatGTTACTGCTTGTGTAATGAGCTTATCGGTGACAACGACACTCATTCCCAGATATTGGAAGCTGTTAATAAGAACGGGTTGGTGTATTTCTTGCTAGGAAACCTATTAACAGGCTTGATCAATATGTCCATCAACACCCTCGAATGCGATACCAAAACatccttcttgatcttgttggtgtaTGGGATCGTTACcatatttttggtggttggttTGGACAAACGTCACATTTACATAAAGCTCTAA
- the TKL1_1 gene encoding Transketolase (EggNog:ENOG503NZ8A; COG:G) encodes MTKDIDQLSINTIKTLAVDSVSAANSGHPGAPLALATLAHAIFQKTKFTPNHPKWPNRDRFVLSNGHACALLYSILFLYGFDYTLDDLKNFRQLNSKTPGHPETPHCPGVEVTTGPLGQGIANAVGIALAQKQFAATYNKPDYPIADARTFCIVGDGCLMEGISSEASSLAGHLQLGNLTVFWDSNKISIDGSTDLAFTEDVPERYRAYGWHVIDVDEENPSLSTLSKAIDEASKVTDKPTFVKIKTTIGIGSEQAGTAAVHGAPLKPDDVKHLKKAIGFDPEQSFVVPSEVTDYFKKSVESKDKQYVEWQKLFKDYSHHYPELAEEINRREDGRLPPDWERFLPSYKPSDKAAATRKLSETVLGALTPVIPELIGGAADLTPSTLTRTQNAVDFQPPSTGLGDYSGRYIRFGVREHAMGAMMNGIAAFGSNFKVFGGTFLNFVSYAAGAVRLSAISQLPIIWVGTHDSVGLGEDGPTHQPIETLAHLRAIPNLSVWRPADGNEVSAAYKAAISSVSTPHVLALTRQGVPHLEGSSIEKASKGGYVLVEAQDPDIILVSSGSEVSIAVEAAKLLGKNGTRARVVSMPSFFAFDQQSEKYRFSVLPDGVPILSIEVMSPFGWSNYSHVQFGVSRFGFSAKYTDIYDYLEFTPEGISSRANKTIDFYKGSKLLSPLSKPFYPQSFDLFTHGR; translated from the coding sequence ATGACTAAAGATATTGACCAATTGtccatcaacaccatcaaaaccttAGCCGTGGACAGTGTATCAGCTGCAAATTCAGGTCATCCAGGAGCTCCATTGGCACTTGCCACCCTTGCCCATGCTATTTTCCAGAAGACCAAATTCACTCCAAATCACCCAAAATGGCCCAACAGAGACCGGTTTGTATTATCCAATGGACATGCCTGTGCTTTGTTGTACTCGATCTTGTTTTTATATGGATTCGATTACACTCTCGAcgatttgaagaactttaGGCAATTGAACTCCAAGACCCCTGGCCACCCGGAAACTCCCCACTGTCCCGGAGTGGAGGTTACCACCGGTCCATTGGGCCAGGGAATTGCAAATGCAGTGGGGATTGCACTCGCGCAAAAacaatttgcagccacttACAACAAACCCGACTACCCTATTGCCGATGCCCGGACCTTTTGtattgttggagatggGTGCTTGATGGAAGGGATTTCATCTGAGGCCTCATCTCTTGCAGGTCACTTGCAGTTGGGTAACTTGACGGTGTTTTGGgattccaacaaaatctctATTGACGGGTCTACAGATTTGGCATTCACTGAGGATGTGCCTGAAAGATATAGAGCATATGGCTGGCACGTAATTGATGTGGATGAAGAGAACCCTAGCTTATCTACTCTTTCCAAGGCAATTGATGAGGCTCTGAAGGTCACCGACAAGCCCACGTTTGTGAAGATCAAAACTaccattggaattggttcTGAGCAAGCTGGCACCGCGGCAGTACACGGAGCTCCATTGAAACCTGATGATGTGAAGCACCTAAAGAAAGCCATTGGGTTCGACCCCGAACAAAGTTTTGTGGTTCCTCTGGAAGTCACTGActacttcaagaagtcggTGGAACTGAAGGATAAACAATATGTAGAATGGCagaagttgttcaaagacTATAGTCACCACTATCCTGAATTGGCagaagaaatcaacagAAGAGAGGACGGAAGGTTGCCTCCAGATTGGGAGAGGTTCTTACCCTCATACAAGCCTTCTGACAAGGCAGCAGCCACCCGGAAGCTTTCAGAGACGGTTTTGGGTGCTCTTACGCCAGTTATTCCCGAGCTCATTGGAGGTGCGGCAGACTTGACTCCATCGACTTTGACCAGGACCCAAAACGCGGTGGACTTTCAGCCTCCGTCAACTGGGTTAGGAGACTACTCTGGACGGTATATCAGGTTTGGTGTTCGGGAACATGCCATGGGTGCCATGATGAACGGAATAGCAGCTTTTGgatccaacttcaaggttttTGGCGGGAcgtttttgaactttgtgTCTTACGCAGCCGGTGCTGTCAGATTATCAGCCATTTCGCAGCTTCCAATTATCTGGGTTGGAACTCATGATTCGGTTGGATTGGGTGAAGATGGGCCTACCCACCAGCCAATTGAAACGTTGGCACATCTTCGGGCTATTCCAAATCTCTCTGTGTGGAGACCTGCTGATGGTAATGAGGTGTCTGCCGCCTACAAAGCAGCCATTTCGTCGGTTTCAACTCCTCACGTGTTGGCGTTGACCAGACAAGGGGTTCCACACTTGGAAGGGTCTTCTATAGAGAAGGCATCCAAGGGTGGCTACGTTTTGGTGGAGGCACAAGACCCAGATATCATTCTTGTGTCATCTGGATCAGAAGTTTCGATTGCGGTtgaggctgcaaaattatTGGGTAAAAACGGAACAAGAGCCCGAGTTGTATCGATGCCATCCTTCTTTGCTTTTGACCAACAATCTGAAAAGTATCGTTTCTCAGTGTTGCCTGACGGTGTTCCAATTTTGTCGATTGAGGTGATGTCGCCATTTGGCTGGTCCAACTACTCTCATGTCCAGTTTGGGGTGAGCAGGTTTGGATTCTCAGCAAAATACACCGACATCTACGACTACTTGGAATTCACTCCAGAAGGAATTAGCTCAAGAGCCAACAAAACCATTGACTTTTACAAGGGGTCTAAGTTGTTGAGTCCATTGAGCAAGCCTTTCTACCCCCAATCGTTTGACTTGTTCACCCACGGAAGATAA